Proteins encoded within one genomic window of Dyadobacter chenhuakuii:
- a CDS encoding OBAP family protein: MNKLIPLCALTLALLSCGGKNSSSNVEAPGDEKSAKDKTLNVGADLIQDKTPLKGFNAYLDGFHFYNGNMNSQMEAHHYVNQINEDVYQAIIFDGNGKDAKIMGVEYIITAKMFARLSPEEKKLWHSHHFEVSSGSLIAPGIPEVAEHELMEKLVSTYGKTIHTWHTDLEKELPVGSPMIMMGFTKEGQLNAGILADRDKRFNISSQKKKQNRKDIPVPAVDPGANAWEKGEIRQLVITNKSDSPAHKH, from the coding sequence ATGAATAAACTCATTCCGTTATGTGCGTTAACACTGGCCCTGCTAAGCTGTGGTGGTAAAAACTCATCATCGAATGTGGAAGCGCCCGGCGATGAAAAGTCTGCGAAAGACAAGACTCTAAATGTAGGGGCGGATTTGATACAGGATAAAACCCCGCTGAAAGGGTTCAATGCTTACCTGGATGGGTTCCATTTTTACAATGGAAATATGAATTCACAAATGGAGGCTCACCATTACGTGAACCAGATTAATGAGGATGTTTACCAGGCCATTATTTTTGATGGCAACGGGAAGGATGCCAAGATCATGGGGGTCGAATATATCATTACCGCGAAAATGTTTGCTCGCCTGAGTCCGGAAGAGAAGAAATTATGGCACAGTCATCACTTTGAAGTCAGTTCCGGATCACTCATTGCACCGGGCATACCGGAAGTTGCAGAACACGAGCTCATGGAAAAACTGGTATCTACCTATGGCAAAACCATCCACACCTGGCATACCGATCTCGAAAAAGAACTGCCTGTTGGTTCCCCAATGATCATGATGGGGTTTACGAAAGAAGGGCAACTCAACGCGGGCATTTTGGCTGATCGCGATAAGCGATTCAATATCTCGTCACAGAAGAAAAAACAGAACAGAAAGGACATCCCCGTTCCTGCGGTTGATCCAGGCGCAAATGCCTGGGAGAAAGGTGAGATCAGGCAACTGGTTATCACAAATAAAAGTGATTCCCCGGCCCATAAACATTGA
- a CDS encoding DUF4345 domain-containing protein — MFKSKKALQAVIGILAVAPLVSGLIGLSGIRNPLFSEALPADLVLDSNLRFLNAMSVAVAVSFYCVIPVIEKETFAFRVVCGAVWLGGIGRLISIYDLGVPPLFITGFLALELLSPILIIYWQKQIALPVKRDVI; from the coding sequence ATGTTCAAAAGCAAGAAAGCGCTTCAGGCCGTTATTGGAATTCTGGCTGTTGCCCCGCTGGTATCCGGGCTTATAGGGTTGTCGGGGATCCGCAATCCGCTTTTTTCTGAGGCGCTGCCTGCTGACCTGGTTTTGGATAGTAACCTTCGCTTCCTGAATGCCATGTCCGTTGCCGTGGCCGTTTCTTTCTATTGCGTTATACCGGTTATAGAAAAAGAAACATTCGCTTTCAGGGTAGTTTGCGGTGCAGTATGGCTGGGCGGGATCGGAAGATTAATATCGATCTACGATCTGGGTGTTCCGCCTCTTTTTATAACCGGCTTTCTGGCTTTGGAGCTCCTGTCGCCAATCCTGATTATTTACTGGCAGAAACAGATTGCCTTGCCGGTAAAACGAGACGTTATATAA
- a CDS encoding SPW repeat domain-containing protein, whose protein sequence is MKMISTKLHSIIDYSTSILFIAMPWIVGFNEVPAATWVLIAVGAMSITMSLFTDYEGGMVRSLPMHVHLNVDVVTGLLLAASPWILGFADQVYLPHVILGLFETTAGLLTSRSSHETQESPLERS, encoded by the coding sequence ATGAAAATGATCAGCACCAAATTACACAGCATCATCGATTATTCGACGAGCATTTTGTTCATAGCAATGCCCTGGATAGTTGGTTTCAACGAAGTTCCGGCTGCCACCTGGGTCCTGATTGCGGTAGGAGCGATGTCCATTACGATGTCACTCTTTACTGACTACGAAGGGGGCATGGTCCGCAGCCTACCCATGCATGTACACTTGAATGTGGACGTGGTTACAGGTCTGCTGCTGGCTGCATCGCCCTGGATTCTCGGGTTTGCAGACCAGGTTTACCTGCCACACGTTATTTTGGGCCTGTTTGAAACAACGGCTGGGCTGCTAACGTCCCGCTCGTCGCATGAAACCCAGGAGAGCCCGCTGGAACGCAGTTAA
- a CDS encoding DUF4142 domain-containing protein yields the protein MKIASTFMALATVAMLWGCGSKSTDTTDTTELADSTNEAVADTAASDSASAVAEDDAEFAVEAANGGMAEVALSKIAADKATDPKVKEFAKQMITDHSKANDELKTLAGNKNITLPAAPNAEKQKAAADLGGKTGSDFDKAYISQMKKDHDATVKLFEDAQKEVKDAELKAFIDKTLPVIKAHAEHVKTLDRTK from the coding sequence ATGAAAATTGCATCAACATTTATGGCGCTGGCAACCGTAGCAATGCTATGGGGCTGCGGATCCAAATCTACCGACACCACGGACACTACCGAATTAGCAGACAGCACCAATGAGGCTGTTGCCGACACTGCTGCAAGCGACTCCGCATCGGCCGTTGCCGAAGATGACGCTGAATTTGCCGTAGAGGCAGCGAATGGAGGAATGGCGGAAGTTGCATTGAGCAAAATTGCAGCCGACAAAGCAACCGACCCAAAAGTGAAGGAATTTGCAAAACAAATGATCACAGACCATTCAAAAGCAAATGATGAGCTTAAAACGTTGGCCGGTAACAAGAATATCACGCTGCCTGCTGCGCCAAATGCAGAGAAACAAAAAGCAGCTGCTGACCTTGGCGGCAAAACCGGAAGCGATTTTGATAAAGCTTATATATCGCAAATGAAGAAGGATCACGATGCAACAGTGAAACTTTTCGAAGATGCGCAGAAAGAAGTGAAAGACGCAGAGCTGAAAGCTTTCATCGACAAAACTTTGCCGGTGATCAAAGCACATGCCGAGCATGTTAAAACGCTTGATAGGACAAAATAA
- a CDS encoding choice-of-anchor I family protein — protein sequence MKNKPLLALTMLSVALNSCTDHFPQEPQTPVAFKEVASIDLGGTAASEISAYDPASRRLFTVNNESAAKVDVMDLSAFPVVSKLQSIDISSLGGVANSVAVSDGKLAIALEATNKQANGSVIVINTATLATIKQVTVGALPDMVTFSPDGKYIVTANEGEPNADYTVDPEGSVSIINVNENYSVKTLSFGSFASSYNQLAADGFRVFGPGASFAQDIEPEYVAISGDSKKAFVTLQENNGIAELDLTSGTILKLHPLGTKDISKLVNAMDASDKDSKVALATWPVRSFYLPDAIAPFSVNGSDYLITANEGDAREYTAFDEQKRVSALKLDATAFPDAVNLQKPENLGRLRVTSTRGDIDNDGDYDVLYGFGGRGFSIFNAASGQLVFDSGSMLEQEAIQAGIYDDDRSDDKGVEPEGVTIGMIDNKPVAFIALERVDAVAAYDLSNPMAPKFLQMIKTGDAPEGVLYIAPAKSPNGKGVLVTSNEGDGTVKFYQI from the coding sequence ATGAAAAACAAACCTTTACTCGCACTGACAATGCTGTCGGTAGCCCTGAATAGTTGTACGGATCATTTTCCGCAGGAGCCGCAAACGCCGGTGGCATTTAAAGAAGTGGCTTCTATTGACCTTGGAGGAACCGCTGCGTCCGAAATCTCAGCATATGATCCTGCATCGCGCCGGCTTTTCACGGTGAACAATGAGTCTGCTGCAAAAGTAGATGTAATGGATCTTTCCGCATTTCCGGTCGTATCCAAGTTGCAATCCATCGATATTTCCTCACTGGGTGGCGTTGCCAACAGCGTTGCCGTGTCCGACGGGAAACTGGCGATTGCGTTGGAAGCAACCAATAAGCAGGCAAACGGAAGCGTAATTGTGATAAATACGGCTACGCTGGCGACGATCAAGCAAGTTACTGTTGGCGCGTTGCCTGATATGGTTACTTTTAGTCCGGACGGAAAATACATTGTAACGGCCAACGAAGGTGAGCCAAATGCAGATTACACGGTTGATCCTGAGGGCTCTGTTTCTATTATTAATGTTAATGAGAATTATAGCGTAAAAACTTTGTCGTTTGGCTCATTTGCTTCGTCTTACAACCAGCTGGCTGCTGACGGCTTCCGTGTTTTCGGTCCGGGTGCCAGCTTTGCACAAGACATTGAGCCCGAATACGTTGCGATTTCGGGTGATTCTAAAAAAGCTTTTGTAACACTACAAGAAAACAACGGTATCGCTGAACTGGATCTGACTTCCGGAACAATTTTGAAGCTGCACCCGCTCGGCACAAAGGACATCAGCAAACTGGTGAACGCAATGGATGCCAGCGATAAAGACAGCAAAGTAGCATTGGCTACCTGGCCTGTAAGATCATTCTACCTGCCAGACGCGATCGCGCCATTCAGCGTGAACGGCTCGGACTATCTGATTACAGCCAACGAGGGCGATGCCCGCGAGTACACTGCCTTTGACGAGCAGAAGCGCGTTAGCGCACTTAAACTTGACGCTACTGCGTTCCCGGACGCGGTTAACCTGCAAAAACCTGAAAATCTTGGGCGTCTGCGTGTAACCAGCACGCGTGGTGATATCGACAATGATGGTGATTACGACGTGCTATATGGCTTTGGCGGTCGTGGATTCAGTATTTTTAATGCTGCCAGCGGTCAATTGGTTTTTGACTCCGGAAGCATGCTGGAACAGGAGGCAATTCAGGCTGGTATTTATGATGATGACCGCTCGGATGACAAAGGCGTTGAGCCGGAAGGTGTCACAATAGGCATGATCGATAATAAGCCCGTTGCTTTCATTGCACTTGAACGTGTGGATGCTGTTGCGGCCTATGACCTGAGCAATCCCATGGCTCCCAAATTCCTTCAGATGATCAAAACCGGGGATGCTCCCGAAGGCGTTCTCTACATTGCACCGGCAAAGAGCCCAAATGGCAAAGGCGTGCTGGTAACAAGCAATGAAGGCGATGGAACAGTAAAGTTCTATCAAATCTGA
- a CDS encoding aldo/keto reductase encodes MKNIKKIQLGQNGPFVSKLGLGCMRMSSVWGGPTPDETESIATIHEALDSGINFLNTGDFYGAGHNEMLIGKAIKGRRDDAFISVKFGAIFHNGQWLGMDLRPIAIKNFINYSLTRLGIETIDLYQPSRMDDSVPVEDIIGTVADLVKEGKVRHIGVSEISADQLRKANNTHPISALEIGYSLAERQIETELLPTAKELGIGVVAFASTAEGLLTGELKAPLATDDYRNHFSRFQGENLVHNLQKVEVLKQLASDKGYTPTQLAIAWVNGQGDHMMPLVSMSRRSRLPENMAAMDIVFSSEEMNTLNTTFAIGAILGGTYLQR; translated from the coding sequence ATGAAAAACATCAAAAAAATTCAGTTGGGCCAGAACGGCCCGTTTGTGTCCAAACTTGGTTTGGGCTGTATGCGTATGTCTTCCGTGTGGGGCGGACCTACACCTGACGAAACAGAAAGTATCGCAACGATCCATGAAGCTTTGGATAGCGGCATTAATTTTCTGAACACCGGAGACTTCTATGGCGCCGGGCATAACGAAATGCTGATAGGCAAAGCCATCAAAGGAAGGCGGGACGACGCTTTTATCAGCGTAAAATTCGGTGCCATTTTTCACAATGGCCAGTGGCTGGGAATGGATCTGCGTCCCATCGCGATCAAGAATTTCATCAATTACTCTTTGACCCGCCTGGGCATTGAGACCATTGACCTCTACCAGCCAAGCCGGATGGACGACAGCGTGCCTGTGGAAGACATTATCGGCACAGTCGCCGATCTGGTTAAGGAAGGCAAGGTTCGTCACATTGGCGTGTCGGAGATCTCTGCTGATCAACTTCGTAAAGCTAATAACACCCACCCGATAAGCGCGCTGGAAATTGGCTATTCGCTGGCCGAACGTCAGATCGAGACTGAGCTGCTCCCGACTGCAAAAGAGCTGGGCATTGGCGTTGTGGCATTTGCCAGCACTGCGGAAGGGTTACTGACTGGTGAACTGAAAGCACCGCTTGCGACTGACGATTACCGCAACCATTTCTCCCGTTTTCAAGGCGAGAATCTCGTCCATAACCTGCAAAAAGTCGAAGTATTAAAGCAACTGGCGTCTGATAAAGGCTATACACCCACACAGCTTGCCATTGCCTGGGTGAATGGGCAGGGTGATCATATGATGCCATTGGTAAGCATGAGCCGCAGGTCGCGTTTGCCGGAGAATATGGCTGCCATGGATATTGTGTTTTCGTCGGAAGAAATGAACACCTTAAACACTACTTTTGCAATCGGTGCTATCCTTGGGGGCACTTACTTACAACGCTAA
- a CDS encoding helix-turn-helix domain-containing protein, which translates to MTSPAEILPGVIFYSYLSTERREKVCFWNHHTLVLQVSGQFVLETSSQKISMTGGELLLIGRNQLGTLTKTPGLASPGLASPGLASPRLASPGPEGSALAGPGQAYPGPEGSVPGAHYETIVISLQEELLRRIVLEEKIEADQKYVGPPNMLIPLNEFLQGYFQSIVPYARNSGAAMTDEMGILKIKEGIKLLLLAVPTLRNFLFDFSSPGKIDLERFMLNNFHFNVPVEKFAQLTGRSLAAFKRDFLKTFGAPPRQWLQDKRLNEAKHLIETKHEKPSAIYLDLGFESLSHFSHSFKKKFGIAPTALNYRFSPK; encoded by the coding sequence ATGACCAGTCCAGCAGAAATTCTCCCCGGTGTTATCTTTTACTCCTACCTTTCTACGGAACGGAGAGAGAAGGTCTGTTTCTGGAACCACCATACATTGGTATTGCAGGTTTCAGGACAATTCGTGTTGGAAACGTCTTCCCAGAAGATCTCAATGACCGGAGGAGAATTGCTACTGATCGGCAGAAACCAGCTGGGCACGCTCACCAAAACTCCCGGACTGGCAAGTCCCGGACTGGCAAGTCCCGGACTGGCAAGTCCCAGACTGGCAAGTCCCGGACCCGAAGGTTCCGCGCTGGCAGGTCCAGGGCAAGCATATCCCGGACCCGAAGGTTCAGTGCCTGGCGCTCATTATGAAACCATTGTAATATCCCTGCAGGAAGAACTGCTTCGGCGGATTGTGCTGGAAGAAAAAATTGAGGCGGATCAGAAATATGTGGGTCCGCCCAATATGCTGATCCCGTTAAATGAATTCCTGCAGGGATATTTTCAATCCATCGTTCCCTACGCCCGAAACTCGGGAGCGGCTATGACGGACGAAATGGGTATCCTGAAAATAAAGGAAGGAATCAAATTGCTACTTCTTGCGGTTCCCACACTCCGCAACTTTTTATTTGACTTTTCAAGCCCTGGTAAGATCGACCTGGAACGGTTCATGCTGAATAACTTTCATTTCAATGTCCCTGTTGAAAAGTTTGCACAGCTGACCGGCCGTAGCCTGGCAGCATTCAAGCGAGATTTCCTGAAAACATTCGGAGCTCCGCCTCGTCAGTGGCTGCAAGACAAAAGGCTGAACGAAGCCAAACATTTGATCGAAACCAAACACGAAAAGCCCTCAGCCATTTACCTGGATCTGGGATTCGAAAGCCTTTCCCATTTCTCCCATTCCTTCAAGAAAAAGTTCGGCATAGCACCAACCGCACTGAATTATCGCTTTTCTCCAAAGTAA
- a CDS encoding type II toxin-antitoxin system RelE/ParE family toxin, protein MSTHFIRDIFYYERYYLDFFEGLKPDVRKKFNWTLQLIATIDKVPDKYFKHMSNSTGIYEIRVEVGSDIYRVFSFFDKGNLIILLNGFQKKSQKTPKNELALAEKLKKQYFDEKRDSR, encoded by the coding sequence ATGAGCACACACTTTATTAGGGATATCTTCTATTACGAAAGATATTATCTGGACTTCTTTGAGGGGCTGAAACCCGATGTTCGTAAAAAATTTAACTGGACATTGCAGCTCATTGCGACCATTGACAAAGTGCCTGACAAGTATTTCAAGCACATGTCCAACTCGACTGGAATTTATGAAATCAGAGTTGAGGTCGGGTCGGATATTTACCGTGTTTTCAGCTTTTTTGACAAAGGAAACCTGATTATACTGCTCAACGGCTTTCAAAAGAAGTCACAAAAGACACCTAAGAATGAACTCGCTTTGGCAGAAAAACTAAAAAAACAATACTTCGATGAAAAACGGGACTCTAGATAA
- a CDS encoding helix-turn-helix domain-containing protein, whose amino-acid sequence MKNGTLDKKLTSFSEHLDDQYGQRGTAGREEYEEEFEAFKLGAMIQELRKKQGLTQEQLADRCGTTKTYISRIENNASDIRLSTLMRIVREGLGGNLKLSVTS is encoded by the coding sequence ATGAAAAACGGGACTCTAGATAAGAAACTTACATCTTTTTCCGAGCATCTGGACGATCAGTACGGACAGCGTGGAACGGCAGGAAGAGAGGAATATGAAGAAGAATTTGAGGCTTTCAAATTAGGCGCTATGATTCAGGAATTGCGAAAAAAACAAGGTTTAACCCAGGAACAACTTGCTGACAGGTGTGGTACAACGAAAACATATATTTCCCGCATTGAAAATAACGCCAGTGATATCCGACTTTCAACTTTGATGCGGATTGTCAGAGAAGGCTTAGGGGGCAACTTGAAACTGAGTGTGACAAGTTAG
- a CDS encoding protein kinase domain-containing protein encodes MASNQLYILPEDVQVLPVEALPEQALAKFEYEADDFIVTYKQARNTSKIIDASSASLLQEFRKPKSLPEGVLTYALMNNLDAQKILEGSYTFLAKLRNEGFLVSYDDTFGAGNQFLNAGDRFKDYEIVSKLDGVADTEIYKIKRNGQYYALKLLKTSKKTPQLLANFYNEIDILNALDGAINPALAEHGEHGTDHYLIMEWVDGETCLQAAEKYHNLHDESNALALLDICCRILQAYTHLHSQGIIHSDVHPANIIVAASGELKIIDFGLSRKVANDQIPARGGLGFFFEPEYAQAVLDAKPAPPSTFAGEQYALGALLYQIFTGKQYLNFSYDKKTLFTQIVTETPVPFSSLDIIINDNIEKTIFKALSKRKEDRYERIEDFYLAMMKVQESFPDGFAEDKKMSVQVFRDSILKDYGFTGNLVKTGLQLAPKSSVNFGAAGIAYMLLRKALVNSGAETLALADVWSDRAAGYTHDPENGFYSKDMDLTPSIVGLSSIYHTPSGVDLVQALISQAAGDYGSYYNAVRNFLVHASQPCENLDLTLGKSAALIGSSLILENMPSYDRFTKNDLLAFGKNTMEEIWSAIDAYAAIGEKNPINYRGIAHGWAGIFYATLKWCKTSGQHLPVRFFERVEQLVSLGIAEDGHLRWEISNTEPVSWTGWCHGSAGYTFLWTALFHFTSHENYLDLATKTANHFLNAAQPGMNGSLCCGKSGECYALLSVYNATKNDFYLTEAKRIAKQMLPHIYSGQMRNHSLYKGNIGAAVLFEELERPEFARMPLFE; translated from the coding sequence ATGGCTTCCAATCAACTATACATATTACCAGAGGATGTCCAGGTGCTACCCGTAGAAGCATTGCCGGAGCAGGCGCTGGCCAAATTCGAATACGAAGCGGACGACTTTATCGTCACCTATAAACAGGCCAGAAATACAAGCAAAATCATCGATGCATCTTCTGCCTCTCTTTTGCAGGAATTTCGCAAGCCAAAATCCCTGCCGGAAGGTGTCCTCACATATGCGCTGATGAATAACCTGGACGCGCAAAAGATCCTGGAAGGCTCCTATACTTTCCTGGCGAAACTCCGCAATGAAGGCTTTCTGGTTTCTTACGATGATACATTCGGAGCAGGCAACCAATTTTTAAATGCAGGCGACCGCTTTAAAGACTATGAAATCGTATCAAAACTGGACGGCGTGGCGGATACTGAAATTTATAAGATCAAAAGAAATGGTCAGTATTATGCGCTTAAACTGCTCAAAACGAGTAAGAAAACACCCCAGTTACTGGCCAATTTTTACAATGAAATTGACATACTGAACGCACTTGACGGTGCTATCAATCCGGCTCTGGCGGAACACGGAGAACATGGGACTGACCATTATCTGATCATGGAATGGGTTGATGGCGAAACATGTTTGCAAGCTGCCGAGAAATATCATAATCTTCATGACGAATCCAATGCGCTTGCATTGCTCGACATTTGCTGCCGCATTCTCCAGGCTTACACACATCTTCACAGTCAGGGCATTATCCATTCGGATGTGCATCCGGCCAACATTATCGTTGCCGCATCGGGTGAATTGAAAATTATTGATTTTGGGCTTTCCAGGAAGGTTGCAAACGACCAAATTCCCGCTCGGGGCGGCCTGGGTTTCTTTTTTGAACCCGAATATGCACAGGCTGTTCTTGACGCCAAACCTGCCCCGCCTTCGACATTTGCCGGTGAGCAATATGCTTTGGGGGCCTTGCTATACCAGATATTTACGGGCAAGCAGTATCTCAATTTTTCCTATGACAAAAAAACATTGTTCACGCAAATTGTGACCGAAACCCCCGTTCCTTTCAGCAGCCTGGACATTATTATAAACGATAACATTGAGAAAACGATCTTCAAAGCACTTTCCAAGCGTAAAGAGGACCGTTATGAACGCATTGAAGATTTCTATTTAGCCATGATGAAAGTGCAGGAAAGTTTCCCGGATGGATTTGCCGAAGACAAGAAAATGTCGGTGCAGGTCTTCCGGGATTCAATTCTGAAAGATTATGGATTTACTGGAAATCTCGTAAAAACCGGACTGCAACTGGCGCCGAAGAGCTCGGTCAATTTTGGCGCGGCAGGCATTGCGTACATGCTTTTGCGAAAAGCGTTGGTCAATTCCGGCGCCGAAACACTGGCACTTGCGGACGTGTGGAGCGATCGGGCAGCCGGTTACACGCACGATCCCGAGAATGGATTTTACTCAAAAGATATGGATCTCACTCCATCCATTGTCGGGCTTTCCTCTATTTACCATACACCCAGCGGAGTGGATCTGGTTCAGGCGCTGATTAGTCAGGCCGCGGGGGATTACGGGAGTTACTATAATGCTGTCCGCAATTTCTTAGTGCACGCCTCGCAGCCGTGCGAGAACCTGGATCTTACGCTGGGTAAGTCAGCGGCGTTGATTGGTAGTTCGCTTATTTTGGAAAATATGCCTTCCTATGACAGGTTCACAAAAAATGATCTGCTGGCTTTTGGCAAAAATACGATGGAAGAAATATGGTCCGCTATCGATGCCTATGCTGCCATTGGCGAGAAAAACCCGATTAATTATAGGGGAATTGCGCACGGCTGGGCGGGAATTTTTTATGCTACTTTGAAATGGTGTAAAACTTCCGGGCAACATTTACCGGTTCGCTTTTTCGAAAGAGTTGAGCAACTGGTCAGTCTGGGCATTGCAGAAGACGGGCATTTACGCTGGGAAATCTCCAATACCGAACCCGTCTCATGGACCGGCTGGTGTCACGGATCGGCAGGATACACCTTTTTATGGACAGCTTTATTCCACTTCACCTCCCACGAAAATTACCTGGATCTGGCGACGAAAACGGCCAACCACTTTTTGAATGCGGCCCAGCCCGGCATGAATGGCAGCTTATGCTGCGGCAAATCGGGCGAATGTTATGCACTTTTGAGTGTGTATAATGCTACAAAAAACGATTTTTACCTGACTGAGGCCAAGCGCATCGCCAAACAAATGCTTCCCCACATTTATTCAGGGCAAATGAGAAACCATAGTCTGTATAAAGGCAACATCGGCGCAGCAGTTCTTTTCGAGGAGCTCGAACGCCCTGAGTTCGCCCGCATGCCGTTATTTGAATAA